In Salmo salar chromosome ssa24, Ssal_v3.1, whole genome shotgun sequence, the following proteins share a genomic window:
- the LOC106585507 gene encoding calcium release-activated calcium channel protein 1, with translation MSLNEHSLQALSWRKLYLSRAKLKATSRTSALLSGFAMVAMVEVQLEPDHVYPPGLLIAFSACTTVLVAVHLFALMISTCILPNLEAVSNVHNLNSVNESPHERMHRHIELAWAFSTVIGTLLFLTEVVLLCWVKFLPLRRPTDNGTISSGEAAAIASTSIMVPFGLVFIVFAVHFYRSLVSHKTDRQFQELEELSNITRLQNQLDHRAETTSLQPSSVHFP, from the exons ATGAGTTTGAACGAACACTCTTTGCAAGCTCTGTCATGGAGAAAACTTTACTTGAGTCGAGCAAAGCTGAAGGCTACGAGCAGAACTTCAGCTCTCCTGTCGGGTTTCGCGATG GTGGCTATGGTAGAGGTGCAGCTGGAGCCAGATCATGTGTATCCCCCAGGGCTGCTGATAGCCTTCAGCGCCTGCACCACTGTCCTAGTGGCAGTGCACCTCTTCGCCCTGATGATCAGCACCTGTATCCTGCCAAATCTGGAGGCGGTCAGCAACGTTCACAACTTAAACTCGGTCAACGAGTCACCCCATGAGCGCATGCACCGCCATATTGAACTGGCCTGGGCCTTCTCCACTGTTATCGGTACCCTGCTCTTCCTAACCGAGGTGGTTCTGCTGTGCTGGGTCAAGTTCCTGCCCCTCAGGCGCCCCACTGATAATGGCACCATCAGTTCTGGTGAGGCGGCAGCCATTGCCTCCACCTCCATCATGGTGCCATTTGGATTGGTGTTCATCGTCTTCGCTGTGCACTTCTACCGCTCTCTGGTCAGTCACAAAACTGACCGTCAGTTtcaggagctggaggagctgtCCAATATCACCCGGCTGCAGAACCAGCTGGACCACAGGGCAGAGACGACCAGTCTGCAGCCCTCCTCTGTCCACTTCCCCTAA